AGCCGCCCAAGACGGTGAACGAGCTGCTGGCCTGGATCAAGGCCCATCCGGGCCAGTTCACCTACGCCGCGCCGCCCGACTTCACCGGCAGCGCGTTCGTGCGCCACGTCTGTTATGCGACGACGGGCGGCCACGTGCAGTTCATGGGCGACTTCGACCAGGCCCTCTTCGATGCCAGGTTTGGCGCCTGCTGGACGGCGCTGAACGAGATCGAGCCGGCGCTCTGGCGCGGAGGCCAGACCTACCCGGAGAACCGGGCGCGCATGATTGACCTGTTCGCCAACGGCGAGGCGGCGTTCGATATGGCCTACAACCCGGCCGAGGCCTCCAGCCTGATCGCGCAGGGCCGCTACCCCCAGACGGCGCGCACCTTCGTCTTCGAGGAGGGCACCATCGCCAACACGCACTACGTGGCGATCCCCTACAACTCGCCGCACAAGGCCGCGGCCATGGTGGCGGCCGACTTCCTGCTCTCGCCGGAGGCGCAGCTCAGCAAGGCTGATCCCGCTGGCTGGGGCGATCTGCCGGCGCTCGACCCGGCCCTGCTGCCCGCGGATTGGCAGGCGAAGTTCAGCGACCTGCCGCGCGGCCCGGCCACCCTGTCCGCCGCCGTGCTGGCCGCCCACCGTCTGCCGGAACTTCCGGCCGCGTGGATCACCGCCATCGAGCAGGGTTGGGAAGCCAATGTACTCAAACGGTAGCGTGGGCGCCAGGCAGGTTCGGAGGCGCCTGTCACCTGAGGCAGTCGCGCGAGGTCGCCTGCTGCTGGCGCTGGCGCCAGCCCTGGCGGTGGTGGTCTTCCTCTTCCTGGGGGGCTGGGGCTTGGGTCTGGCGGGGAGCCTGGGTTACCAGCCCTGGCTGGACCAGACCCAGCTCTCGCTGGCTGCCTACACCAACCTGCTGGGCCGCAGCGACTTCCTGGCCTCGCTCGGCCTGACGCTCTGGATCGCGTCGGTCTCGACCGCGCTCTCCAGCGTGCTGGCGCTCGCCGGCGCCCTGTTCCTGCGCCGGTTGGTCTGGGGCCGGCGCTGGGCGACCTTTGCCTTCCAGCTCAATCTGCCGATCCCGCACAGCGTCGGCGCCATCGCCATGCTGCTGCTGCTGGGCCAGAGCGGCTTCCTGGCGCGGCTCGGCCGGCTGGCGGGCCTGATCGAGACGCCGGCCGATTTCCCGGCGCTGATCTTCGACCCGCTGGCCCTGGGCGTCATCCTGGAGTACTCGTGGAAGGCCACGACCTTCATCGGCGTCAACGTGCTGGCAGCCCTGCTCGCCCTCGGCGAGGACTACGAGGCGACGGCCCGCACGCTGGGCGCCGGCGCGTGGCAGCGGTTGCGCCGCGTCGTCCTGCCGCTGGTCAGCCCGTCGCTGGCCGCGGCGGCTGTGCTGTCCTTCGCGTTCGCGTTCGGCGCGTTCGAGGCGCCCTTCCTGCTGGGCCAGCGTTACCCGTCGGCCCTGCCGGTGCTGGCCTATCGCAGCTATGTGGACGTGGATCTGAATGCCCGCCCGGAGGCCATGGCCATCAGTATGGTGATCACGGCGGTCACTACGCTGGCCGTGCTGCTCTACATGCGCTTCGCGCGCCGCCGCGCCGTCTGAGGGGCCTCACCATGCGCACGCTCTCGCATCTTCTCATCACCGCAGGCCTGGCCGACCGGCTGCAACAGCGCCGCATCACCGTCCACCTGAAGGCGTTTCTGATCGGCTCGGTGCTGCCCGATCTGCCGCTGGCGCTGCTGACCGTGGGCTATCTCGTCGCCCATGCCGGCCCTTTGTGGCGTGATCGTGCGCTGATGAGCGAATTCGGTCCGTTGATGGATCGCTACCATGCGCTCTTTTTCAGCGACCCGTGGTGGATCCTCAGCCACAACCTGTTCCATGCGCCGTTCGTGATCGCCGCGCTGTTCCTGCTTGGCCTCGTCGCCGAGCGCCGCGGGCTGCGCTGGGCGTCGGCGCTGCGTTGGCTGGCCGTGGGCCTGGCCTTGCACAGCGCCATTGACATCCTGACGCACCACGACGATGGGCCGCTGCTTTTCTTCCCCTTCGACTGGCGCACCCGCTTCTACAGCCCGGTCAGCTATTGGGATCCCGCGCGCTTTGGCCGCGCTTTCACGGTCTTCGAGTACGGGCTGAACGTGCTGTTGGTCGCCTACTTCGCCTTGAAAGGAGCGCACGTATGGCGCGCCCGGAGAAAGTGATGCGACTCGCGGAGCGGGCCGGCGTCAGCGGCCTGACGGTCGCGCTGCTGCTGCCGTTGCTTCCGCTCACGATCTGGGCGTTCAGCCAGCGCTGGCTCTACCCGGCCGTGCTGCCCACCGAGTGGGGGCTGCGCGCCTGGCGCTACCTGCTCGACCCGAACACGCGCGTCCTCGCCGCGTTCGCCAACAGCCTGAGCGTGGCGCTGGCCGTGACAGGCCTTGCCGTTCTCATTGCCCTGCCGGCCGCGCGCGTCCTGGGCCTGGCGCGTTTCCGCGGCAAAGCGCTGGTCGAGTTCCTGATCCTGGCCCCCACGGTCGTGCCGGCCTTCGCCGCCGCCATGGGCATCCAGGTGCTCTTCATCCGTTACGGCCTGGCCGACACGCGGCTCGGCGTGATCCTGGCGCACCTGATCCCAGTGCTGCCCTACGCCGTCCTGATCCTGGCCGGCATCTTCGCCAATTACGACGTGGACTACGAACAGCAGGCCCGCGTGCTGGGCGCCGGGGCCTGGCCCATCTTTTGGCGGGTCACGCTGCCGGCTATTCGGCCCGGGCTCATCGTCGCGGCCCTGTTCGCCTTCCTGATCTCGTGGAGCCAATACCTGCTGACGCTGCTGATCGGCGGCGGACAGGTCATCACCTTGCCGGTGCTGCTGCTGGCGTTCGCCAACAGCGGCGACTACGCCATCACCGCCGCGCTGAGCCTGGTCTTCGTGGCGCCGGCGCTGCTGGCGCTCGTGTTCAGCGCCCGCCACTTGGCCGGCGGGCAGGCCGCGTTGCGCGGGGTATAGGTTCACCATGAACACAACGCTGATCAATCGCATCGTCACAGGCGCCGGCGTGCGCTGGGGCCGGGAAACGACCGGCGTCCTGACCAACGGCGGCCAGGCCGCGGGCTACGGCACGACGCACGTGCTTCTGGCCGGGCTGAGCAAGCAGTACGGCGACAGCCACGCCGTGCGCGATCTCAACCTTGACCTGCCGGCTGGCAAGATCACCGCGCTGCTGGGGCCTTCCGGCTGCGGCAAGACCACGACGCTCAAGATGATCGCCGGGCTGATTCCGCCGACGGCCGGCGACATCGCCTTCGACGGCGCATCGGTGGCCCATGTCCCAGCCGAGCGTCGCGGAGCGGTGATGGTTTTCCAGAACCACCTGCTCTTCCCGCATCTGAGCGTGGCCGAGAACGTGGCCTTTGGATTGCAGTTGCGCGGCGAAGATCGCAGCACGATCCGCCGTAAAGTGCGCGACATGCTGGCCCGGGTGCGACTGGACGGCCTGGGGGATCGGCAGCCGCGGCAGCTCTCCGGCGGCCAGGCGCAGCGGGTGACGTTGGCCCGCGCCCTGGTGGTGGAACCGCGCGTGCTGCTGCTGGACGAGCCGCTCTCCAACCTGGATGCACACCTGCGCGACGAAATGCGGGAGTTGATCCTCGACTTGCAGCGTGGGAGCGGCATCACGACCGTCTTCGTGACCCACGACCAGGAGGAGGCGGCGCTGCTGGCCGACCGCGTTGTCCTGCTGCTCGACGGCGTGTTGCAGCAGGTGGGCGAGCCACGGGCGTTTTACGAGCGGCCGGCCAGCGCGGCCGTGGCGCGCTTCTTCGGCGGGGTCAACTTCCTGCCGGGCGTGCGCGCCGGCTCGACGGTGCACACACCGCTGGGCGCCTTTCGCCTGGCCGCGGCCAACCAGCCGGACGGCCCGGTCACGCTGACCATCCGGCCAGAGAACGTGCGGCTATGCTGTAGCAACGAAGCGCCGAGCGAGAACAGCATCGCCGGGGTCGTCAGCCGGCGCGCCTACGCCGGCGCTTACACCCGGCTCAAGGTCGAGACCAGGGGCCAACGATTCGAGGTCGTCACGGACGCGGCGGAGGGCGGCCGCTTTGAGGAAGGCGATCCGGTGCGCCTGCACTTCCTCCCAGAGCGGCTGTGGCTGCTGCCGGCAGAGCCAAACCACACCGCGGGAGAGTGGCACACGAAGGGTAAGGCCGGCCTTCCGTGCTGCGCCCAAGCATCAAATTTCAATACGGAGTAGCTCATGAATATGCCGTTCTTGACCGAGGCCGTGCCTTGGCTGACCACTGAACAGATGATCGAAGTCGACCGCGCCATGATGGAGGACGGCCGCATTGATCTGGCGCGCATGATGGAGAACGCCGGCCGCAACCTGGCGCACCTGGCGCGGGCGCGCTTCCTGGGCGGCGACCCGCGCGGCAAGCGCGTGGTCGTACTGGCGGGGACCGGCGGCAACGGCGGCGGCGCGTTGGTGGCCGCCCGGCGGCTGCACAACTACGGCGCCCAGGTGCAGGTCTTCGTCACTCGGCCGGACGCCGACTTCGCCCGCGTGCCCGGCGAGCAACTGGACATCCTGCGGCGCATGGGCTTGCCGATTGGCCGGGCAGAAGACATCACTCGAGCCGGGCAGCCCGACCTGGTGCTCGACGGCGTCATCGGCTACAGCCTGCGGGGCGCGCCGCGCGGCGCCGCCGCCGATCTGATCCGCTGGGCCAACGCGGCCGGCGCGCCGATCCTGGCCCTGGATGCGCCCTCCGGTGTGGACGCGACCACCGGCGCCGTCTTCGAGCCGGCCATGCGGGCCACGGCCACCATGACCCTGGCCCTGCCCAAAGCGGGGCTACGTGCGCCCGGCGTGGCCGCGCAGGTGGGCGAGCTCTACCTGGCCGACATCAGCGTGCCGCCGGGACTCTATGCCGGGCCGGCGTTGAACCTGACCGTTGGGCCGATTTTTGCGACCAGCGATATCGTGCGCTTGCTGTGAAATCCATATGATCTCACACAAAGCCGCTAAGTCGCAAAGCTTTTCTGGTTTTCTTGGCGCCTTTGCGTGAGCTAATCTCTGGGCAATGTGAACTCTTGCCGGGAGAGCTGTGAGGGAGGAGAAGCAATGATCAACCCGAACTGGACTATCGGCCGGCCGAGTCGAACTCCGGCCTGTTCGGCGGCAACTCCAACTGGCGCGGGCCGATCTGGTTCCCGCTGAACTACCTGATGATCGAGGCGCTGCGCAAGCACGGCCACCACTACGGCGACGCGTTCATGGTCGAGCTGCCGGCCGGCTCAGGTCAACAGGTGACGCTGGACGCGGCCGCCGACGAGTTGTGCCGCCGCCTGGCGCATATTTTCCTGCGGGATGAGGCCACCGGCGGCCGGCGGCCAGTCTTCGGCGACGAGTCGCTTTTCCAGAATGATCCGCATTGGCGGGATTATGTGCCCTTCTACGAGTATTTTCACGGCGACACCGGCGCCGGCGTCGGCGCCAGCCACCAGACCGGCTGGACGGCGTTGGCGGCGAAGCTGATGCAGGACACAGCAGGATCTCATACACCGAATGAATGATATGGAAACAGAAAAGGTCAGGTACGACATTGCCATCATCGGCAGCGGCATCGGCGGCTCGACCCTGGCCGCGGTGCTGGCCCGGCAGGGCTTGCGCGTGATCGTCTTCGAGGCCGGCGCGCATCCCAAGTTCGCCATCGGCGAGTCCATGATCCTGGAGACCTCAGAAATCATGCGCGCCCTGGCCGAGTTCTACGACGTGCCGGAGCTGGCCTACTACAGCTCGGAGAACTACTTCAACTACATCGGCACCCAACACGGCGTCAAACGCCACTTCAGCTTCCTGTACCACACGCCGGGCCAGCCGCAAGACGTGCGCCAGAGCTTGCAGGCGGTGATCCCGAAGCAGCCCTACGGCCACGAGATCCACATCTACCGGCAGGATTCGGACTCACTGCTCACGTCCATCGCCATTTCCTACGGCGCCACGGTGTTGCAGAGCACGCCCGTCAAGGACATCGTGATGCAGCAGGACGGCGTGGAGGTGGTGACGGACAAGGATCAGGTCTACCGGGCTGCGTACCTGGTGGACGCGTCCGGCATGCGCTCGCTGTTGGCCAACAAGCTGGGCTGGCGGCATCGCGATCTGCAGGCGCACACGCGCACCATCTTCA
This genomic stretch from Caldilineales bacterium harbors:
- a CDS encoding ABC transporter substrate-binding protein; the encoded protein is MSRKLFFIVLVGIWTLAACTPVAPPPTPVSAPVSAAAEAPLVVAAPPGFEGKTWADVVAAARGQTVNFYMWGGSDVINGWVTGYVAQNLKERFGITLVMTPVSDAPEFINKILGEKQAGRDADGSVDLMWVNGENFRTLRQGNLVYGPWSRFLPNSAFVNWEDASVANDFGTPVEGYESPYGKAQFVMIYDSARLAEPPKTVNELLAWIKAHPGQFTYAAPPDFTGSAFVRHVCYATTGGHVQFMGDFDQALFDARFGACWTALNEIEPALWRGGQTYPENRARMIDLFANGEAAFDMAYNPAEASSLIAQGRYPQTARTFVFEEGTIANTHYVAIPYNSPHKAAAMVAADFLLSPEAQLSKADPAGWGDLPALDPALLPADWQAKFSDLPRGPATLSAAVLAAHRLPELPAAWITAIEQGWEANVLKR
- a CDS encoding ABC transporter permease subunit produces the protein MVVFLFLGGWGLGLAGSLGYQPWLDQTQLSLAAYTNLLGRSDFLASLGLTLWIASVSTALSSVLALAGALFLRRLVWGRRWATFAFQLNLPIPHSVGAIAMLLLLGQSGFLARLGRLAGLIETPADFPALIFDPLALGVILEYSWKATTFIGVNVLAALLALGEDYEATARTLGAGAWQRLRRVVLPLVSPSLAAAAVLSFAFAFGAFEAPFLLGQRYPSALPVLAYRSYVDVDLNARPEAMAISMVITAVTTLAVLLYMRFARRRAV
- a CDS encoding metal-dependent hydrolase, translated to MRTLSHLLITAGLADRLQQRRITVHLKAFLIGSVLPDLPLALLTVGYLVAHAGPLWRDRALMSEFGPLMDRYHALFFSDPWWILSHNLFHAPFVIAALFLLGLVAERRGLRWASALRWLAVGLALHSAIDILTHHDDGPLLFFPFDWRTRFYSPVSYWDPARFGRAFTVFEYGLNVLLVAYFALKGAHVWRARRK
- a CDS encoding ABC transporter permease subunit, with protein sequence MARPEKVMRLAERAGVSGLTVALLLPLLPLTIWAFSQRWLYPAVLPTEWGLRAWRYLLDPNTRVLAAFANSLSVALAVTGLAVLIALPAARVLGLARFRGKALVEFLILAPTVVPAFAAAMGIQVLFIRYGLADTRLGVILAHLIPVLPYAVLILAGIFANYDVDYEQQARVLGAGAWPIFWRVTLPAIRPGLIVAALFAFLISWSQYLLTLLIGGGQVITLPVLLLAFANSGDYAITAALSLVFVAPALLALVFSARHLAGGQAALRGV
- a CDS encoding ABC transporter ATP-binding protein; the encoded protein is MNTTLINRIVTGAGVRWGRETTGVLTNGGQAAGYGTTHVLLAGLSKQYGDSHAVRDLNLDLPAGKITALLGPSGCGKTTTLKMIAGLIPPTAGDIAFDGASVAHVPAERRGAVMVFQNHLLFPHLSVAENVAFGLQLRGEDRSTIRRKVRDMLARVRLDGLGDRQPRQLSGGQAQRVTLARALVVEPRVLLLDEPLSNLDAHLRDEMRELILDLQRGSGITTVFVTHDQEEAALLADRVVLLLDGVLQQVGEPRAFYERPASAAVARFFGGVNFLPGVRAGSTVHTPLGAFRLAAANQPDGPVTLTIRPENVRLCCSNEAPSENSIAGVVSRRAYAGAYTRLKVETRGQRFEVVTDAAEGGRFEEGDPVRLHFLPERLWLLPAEPNHTAGEWHTKGKAGLPCCAQASNFNTE
- a CDS encoding NAD(P)H-hydrate epimerase, which gives rise to MNMPFLTEAVPWLTTEQMIEVDRAMMEDGRIDLARMMENAGRNLAHLARARFLGGDPRGKRVVVLAGTGGNGGGALVAARRLHNYGAQVQVFVTRPDADFARVPGEQLDILRRMGLPIGRAEDITRAGQPDLVLDGVIGYSLRGAPRGAAADLIRWANAAGAPILALDAPSGVDATTGAVFEPAMRATATMTLALPKAGLRAPGVAAQVGELYLADISVPPGLYAGPALNLTVGPIFATSDIVRLL